In Bosea vestrisii, the following are encoded in one genomic region:
- a CDS encoding VOC family protein, with amino-acid sequence MTSGLHHVTLITRKVQANVDFYVGFLGLRLVKRTGGYEDARQLHLFYGDAHGSPGSLVTFLVWEDGSPGRAGHGQVSEIAFAVAPTAIGFWLERSLRFGIAIEGPLQQFGETVLRLRDPDGFVVKLVGSALSGEGWESAGVPPEHRIHRLRSVTLLTATTEETAHFLTTHAGFARQASEGGIQRLRSDTGDCLDIRDAGGFWPGIPGTGTADHVAVRVPDAARLSGIERDLSKLNSSATTLHDRQYFISLYVREPGGTLIEFATDGPGFTVDEPVETLGTQLFVPPEAQNEADDILAVLPQFALPGEERVIYRDLPFVHRFHQPADSDGSVIVLLHGSGGNETDLMPLAQRIAPRATLLGLRGRSTEEGTARWFRRHAERAFDQDDIRFEAGALAAFVEGARAAYNLAPERLIFLGYSNGANLLAAAMQLHPELVQRAVLLRPAAVLEEPPATALTGTAVLLLTGAEDPYGDLAARLESALRQAGADVEAQVIPAGHALTEQDRDLAADWLSRHSP; translated from the coding sequence GTGACCAGCGGTCTCCATCACGTCACCCTGATCACCCGCAAGGTGCAGGCCAATGTCGACTTCTATGTCGGCTTCCTCGGCCTGCGCCTGGTCAAGCGCACGGGCGGTTACGAGGACGCCCGCCAGCTCCATCTCTTCTATGGCGACGCGCATGGCTCGCCCGGCTCGCTCGTCACCTTCCTGGTCTGGGAGGACGGCTCGCCCGGGCGCGCCGGCCATGGCCAGGTCAGCGAGATCGCGTTCGCCGTTGCACCCACTGCGATCGGCTTCTGGCTGGAGCGCTCCTTACGCTTCGGGATCGCGATCGAGGGACCGCTCCAGCAATTCGGTGAAACCGTGCTGCGCCTGCGCGATCCCGACGGCTTCGTGGTGAAGCTGGTCGGCAGCGCGCTGTCCGGCGAAGGCTGGGAATCCGCCGGGGTTCCGCCGGAGCATCGCATCCACCGTCTGCGCAGCGTGACCCTGCTCACCGCGACGACCGAAGAAACCGCGCATTTCCTGACGACGCATGCAGGGTTCGCCCGCCAGGCAAGCGAAGGCGGCATTCAGCGCCTGCGCTCCGATACCGGCGACTGCCTCGATATCCGTGATGCCGGCGGGTTCTGGCCGGGAATCCCCGGCACCGGCACGGCGGACCATGTGGCGGTCCGAGTTCCCGACGCTGCCCGGCTGTCGGGCATCGAGCGCGACCTCTCGAAGCTTAACTCCAGCGCGACCACGCTGCACGACCGCCAGTATTTCATCTCGCTCTATGTGCGCGAGCCGGGCGGGACGCTGATCGAATTCGCCACGGACGGCCCCGGCTTCACCGTCGATGAGCCCGTCGAGACGCTGGGTACACAGCTCTTCGTTCCGCCCGAGGCTCAGAACGAAGCCGACGACATCCTGGCGGTCCTGCCGCAATTCGCCCTCCCCGGCGAGGAGCGGGTGATTTATCGCGACCTGCCCTTCGTGCATCGCTTCCACCAGCCGGCCGACTCCGATGGCAGCGTGATTGTGCTGCTGCATGGCAGCGGCGGCAATGAAACCGATTTGATGCCGCTGGCGCAGCGGATTGCTCCCCGGGCGACGCTGCTCGGCTTGCGCGGCCGCAGCACGGAGGAAGGGACCGCGCGCTGGTTCCGGCGCCACGCTGAACGTGCCTTCGACCAGGACGATATCCGCTTCGAAGCTGGCGCCCTCGCCGCTTTCGTCGAAGGGGCTCGCGCCGCCTACAACCTTGCGCCGGAGCGTCTCATCTTCCTCGGCTATTCGAACGGCGCCAACCTGCTCGCGGCCGCCATGCAGCTTCACCCCGAACTGGTGCAGCGAGCGGTGCTTCTGCGTCCTGCAGCGGTGCTGGAGGAGCCACCTGCCACTGCGCTCACCGGCACCGCGGTGCTGCTGTTGACCGGCGCCGAAGACCCGTATGGCGATCTGGCCGCGCGACTCGAATCCGCGTTGCGCCAAGCCGGCGCGGACGTCGAGGCGCAGGTCATCCCGGCCGGGCACGCGCTCACCGAGCAGGACCGCGATCTGGCGGCGGACTGGCTCTCGCGCCACTCACCCTGA
- a CDS encoding caspase family protein — protein MLLCLSAWCLSASAQSPAFSDNAESIAVVVGNRTYKQTSTVDFAHNDAEAIKAWLTGTLGFLEQNVFLLKDATLGELNQVFGSEANPQGGRLWRSAVEGRSNVFVYYSGHGVPDLATRQPFLLPQDGNPNASESGYAVQTLYRNLELVRQKIGPQRQLIVMIDACFTGETGRKGESLLAVSAPGFTPAKPRTGGGIVKLVATSGTTPANWDESQKLGLFTSRFLMGAAGLARPAGAPETGPLAWSDLQRYLKDTVEAAARRDSGREQVPEIDPASIALPVAQPVPAVARAVAQARDEANWQRAKAAGERSALETYVARCGETCQYRETALALLFDKRRSTEAVSDEQNWVRLGGSGKYEDYLEGCGTVCAYRALAEGYLGRTDASRDPRVQECDELASDPNDPDRREGVKGVKFGRLDTRAAIAACRQAAEAQPEVRRLSYQLGRAYDKAERHKDALAAYDKAAEAGSAAAMNNLGTLHENGQGGKVDLQKAFVFYERAAGTGNAIAMSNVGRMLQYGRGRARDESGALRWYQKAAEAGDAFSIAKLVPAYLEGRPGFPKNPQKGFDLFRQAADKGDPIAMVSMATLIDNGFGSYFPGTNALQMLMKALEKGEAGAAAVSSSDVSDQKLKPDTVRALQRATQKADHYSGAIDGRFNPVFVRALDSYARSLEQER, from the coding sequence GTGTTGTTGTGTCTAAGCGCATGGTGCTTATCCGCCTCAGCGCAGAGCCCTGCGTTCTCCGACAATGCCGAGTCGATCGCGGTCGTCGTCGGCAACAGGACGTACAAGCAGACCAGCACGGTCGACTTCGCCCATAATGATGCCGAGGCGATCAAGGCCTGGCTCACCGGCACGCTCGGCTTCCTTGAGCAGAACGTCTTCCTGCTCAAGGACGCGACCCTCGGCGAGCTCAACCAGGTCTTCGGCAGCGAGGCCAACCCACAGGGCGGGCGGCTCTGGCGCAGCGCGGTCGAGGGCCGCTCCAACGTCTTCGTCTATTATTCCGGCCATGGCGTGCCCGATCTCGCGACGCGCCAACCCTTCCTGCTGCCGCAGGACGGCAATCCCAATGCGAGCGAGAGCGGCTATGCCGTGCAGACGCTCTATCGGAACCTGGAGCTGGTTCGGCAGAAGATCGGGCCGCAGCGCCAGTTGATCGTGATGATCGACGCCTGCTTCACCGGCGAGACCGGCCGCAAGGGCGAGAGCCTGCTCGCGGTGTCAGCGCCGGGCTTCACCCCGGCCAAGCCCCGCACCGGCGGCGGCATCGTCAAGCTGGTTGCGACCTCCGGCACGACCCCGGCCAACTGGGACGAGAGCCAGAAGCTCGGGCTGTTCACCAGCCGCTTCCTGATGGGCGCGGCAGGGCTGGCGCGGCCGGCAGGTGCGCCCGAGACCGGCCCGCTCGCCTGGTCCGACCTGCAGCGCTACCTCAAGGACACGGTCGAGGCCGCCGCACGGCGCGACAGCGGGCGCGAGCAGGTGCCGGAGATCGATCCGGCTTCGATCGCGCTGCCGGTGGCGCAGCCGGTGCCGGCAGTGGCGCGGGCTGTTGCGCAAGCACGGGACGAGGCCAACTGGCAGCGGGCCAAGGCGGCGGGCGAACGAAGCGCGCTTGAGACCTACGTCGCGCGCTGCGGCGAGACCTGCCAGTACCGAGAAACGGCGCTGGCGCTACTCTTCGACAAGCGCCGCAGCACCGAAGCCGTCAGCGACGAGCAGAACTGGGTGAGGCTCGGCGGCTCCGGTAAGTACGAGGATTATCTCGAGGGCTGCGGCACGGTCTGCGCCTATCGCGCGCTGGCCGAGGGCTATCTCGGGCGCACCGACGCCTCGCGCGACCCGCGCGTCCAGGAATGCGACGAGCTCGCGAGCGATCCGAACGATCCTGACAGGCGCGAGGGCGTCAAGGGCGTGAAGTTCGGGCGGCTCGATACCCGCGCCGCGATCGCCGCCTGCCGGCAGGCGGCGGAGGCGCAGCCGGAGGTGAGGCGGCTCTCCTACCAGCTCGGCCGCGCCTATGACAAAGCCGAGCGCCACAAGGACGCGCTCGCGGCCTATGACAAGGCGGCCGAGGCCGGCAGCGCCGCGGCGATGAACAACCTCGGCACGCTCCATGAGAACGGCCAGGGCGGCAAGGTCGACTTGCAGAAGGCGTTCGTTTTCTACGAGCGCGCCGCCGGCACCGGCAATGCCATTGCGATGAGCAATGTCGGGCGCATGCTGCAATATGGCCGCGGCCGGGCCCGCGATGAAAGCGGGGCGCTGCGCTGGTACCAGAAGGCGGCGGAGGCGGGCGATGCCTTCTCGATCGCCAAGCTGGTGCCGGCCTATCTCGAAGGACGACCGGGCTTCCCGAAGAATCCGCAAAAGGGTTTCGACCTGTTCCGCCAGGCGGCCGACAAGGGCGACCCGATCGCGATGGTCTCGATGGCGACGCTGATCGACAACGGCTTCGGCTCGTATTTCCCGGGCACGAATGCGCTGCAGATGTTGATGAAGGCGCTGGAGAAGGGCGAGGCCGGCGCGGCTGCGGTCTCCTCCAGCGACGTCTCCGACCAGAAGCTGAAGCCGGACACGGTGCGGGCCTTGCAGCGCGCCACACAGAAGGCGGATCATTACAGCGGCGCGATCGACGGGCGCTTCAACCCCGTCTTCGTCCGTGCGCTCGATTCTTATGCGCGGTCGCTGGAGCAGGAGCGTTAG
- a CDS encoding carbohydrate ABC transporter permease: MAALAGRRGADIGKLSTILLFLPPALLLFTLFVVLPVGEAAWYSGFNWNGFGSPTNWIGLDNYRFVFDNRAFGTAFKNNLLIIIVSLLIQLPLALSLAIILADRFRGAVVLRMVFFLPYILAEIATGLIFSFVYDGDYGLLAAIYKSFGAEAPHLLASPQTAFAAILVVVVWKYFGFHMMLFIAALQSLDRSMLEAARIDGASRWQSLRYVVIPALSPTIRLSAFFAIVGSLQLFDLVMPLTRGGPSDSSHTMVSFLYTFGITRMRVGFGSAVGVILFLICVVFAFTYKRWIMRDE, encoded by the coding sequence ATGGCTGCTCTCGCCGGGCGCAGAGGCGCCGATATCGGCAAGCTCTCGACCATCCTGCTGTTCCTGCCGCCGGCGCTGCTGCTGTTCACGCTGTTCGTGGTCCTGCCGGTCGGCGAAGCGGCCTGGTATTCGGGCTTCAACTGGAACGGATTCGGCTCGCCGACCAACTGGATCGGCCTCGACAACTACCGCTTCGTCTTCGACAACCGCGCCTTCGGCACCGCCTTCAAGAACAACCTCTTGATCATCATCGTCTCGCTGCTGATCCAGCTGCCGCTGGCCCTGTCGCTCGCGATCATCCTGGCCGACCGGTTCCGCGGCGCGGTGGTGCTCAGGATGGTGTTCTTCCTACCCTACATCCTGGCGGAGATTGCCACCGGCCTGATCTTCAGCTTCGTCTACGACGGCGATTACGGCCTGCTGGCGGCGATCTACAAGAGTTTCGGAGCCGAGGCGCCGCATCTTCTCGCCAGCCCGCAGACAGCCTTCGCCGCCATCCTCGTCGTCGTCGTGTGGAAGTATTTCGGCTTCCACATGATGCTGTTCATCGCAGCGCTCCAGAGCCTCGACCGCTCAATGCTGGAGGCGGCCCGGATCGATGGCGCCAGCCGCTGGCAGAGCCTGCGCTATGTCGTCATCCCGGCACTGTCGCCCACCATCCGGCTTTCGGCCTTCTTCGCCATTGTCGGCTCGCTGCAGCTCTTCGACCTGGTGATGCCGCTGACGCGCGGCGGGCCATCGGACTCGTCCCACACCATGGTGAGCTTCCTCTACACCTTCGGAATCACGCGCATGCGCGTCGGCTTCGGCAGCGCCGTCGGTGTCATCCTGTTCCTGATCTGCGTGGTGTTCGCCTTCACCTACAAGCGCTGGATCATGCGCGATGAGTGA
- a CDS encoding NADPH-dependent FMN reductase, with product MTRLLGISGSLRTASFNTGLLRAAVDLAPAGATLLAGSIHGIPLYNGDDEGELGIPATVQALKKQLAEADGLLLFTPEYNNSLPGVFKNAIDWLTRPSSDIAHLFGGKPVAVLGASPGGFGTILAQDAWLPVLRTLGTRPWFEGRMLVSRAQGVFDADGNLTDEPTRQRLAQFIAGFAAFAAGR from the coding sequence ATGACACGACTTCTGGGAATTTCCGGCAGCCTGAGGACGGCATCCTTCAATACCGGCCTGCTGCGCGCCGCGGTCGACCTGGCGCCGGCGGGAGCGACGCTGCTGGCCGGCAGCATCCACGGCATTCCGCTCTACAATGGCGATGACGAAGGTGAGCTGGGCATTCCGGCCACGGTACAGGCGCTCAAGAAGCAACTGGCCGAGGCGGACGGCTTGCTGCTGTTCACGCCCGAATACAACAACTCCCTGCCGGGCGTGTTCAAGAATGCCATCGACTGGCTGACCCGGCCCTCTTCCGACATCGCGCATCTGTTCGGCGGCAAGCCGGTCGCCGTGCTCGGCGCATCTCCGGGCGGATTCGGGACAATCCTGGCGCAGGATGCCTGGCTGCCGGTGTTGCGCACGCTCGGAACCAGGCCGTGGTTCGAGGGGCGCATGCTGGTGTCGCGGGCGCAGGGCGTCTTCGATGCCGACGGCAATCTGACGGATGAACCCACCCGCCAGCGCCTCGCCCAATTCATCGCTGGCTTCGCCGCCTTTGCTGCCGGGCGCTGA
- a CDS encoding alpha-hydroxy-acid oxidizing protein, translated as MSLLSTKADILGQRLPLPQVVAPTAVAGLLWHDSKIALAKAAARAGIPFCVSTQSITAIERIATLRRRSGSTSAVWQAVQSGRRPLRQGSDPAAVDDIVLVGAGPGLLRSEE; from the coding sequence GTGTCGCTTCTGTCCACGAAGGCAGACATCCTCGGCCAGCGCTTGCCGCTTCCGCAGGTCGTCGCCCCCACCGCGGTGGCCGGCCTTCTCTGGCATGATAGCAAGATCGCTCTCGCCAAGGCGGCAGCCAGAGCCGGCATTCCCTTCTGCGTCTCCACACAATCGATCACCGCGATCGAACGCATCGCAACGCTGCGGAGGCGGTCAGGCTCGACATCGGCGGTGTGGCAGGCGGTTCAGTCTGGGAGGCGACCGCTACGGCAAGGCTCAGACCCAGCCGCCGTCGACGACATAGTGCTGGTTGGTGCAGGCCCCGGCCTCCTCCGAAGCGAAGAATAG
- a CDS encoding SDR family NAD(P)-dependent oxidoreductase: MAGAIYPDLAGKVVLVTGGGSGIGEAIVRAFARQGSKVGFIDLKQAESRVIAAELSAGGASVHFEHADVTDIAALRQAIAAVRAALGPVDVLINNAAHDQRHDALEVTPEYWDERMAVNLKHQFFAAQAVLPDMIANKRGAIINFGSTSWMIGQGGMAGYTAAKSAVLGLTRSLARDFGVHNIRVNAIAPGWIMTQRQIDLWLTPESEAELMRRQCLKRRLVPEDIARATLFFASEEAGACTNQHYVVDGGWV; this comes from the coding sequence TTGGCGGGTGCGATTTATCCCGATCTGGCGGGCAAGGTGGTGCTGGTCACGGGTGGTGGCTCGGGGATTGGCGAAGCGATCGTCCGCGCTTTTGCCCGGCAGGGTTCGAAGGTCGGCTTCATCGACTTGAAGCAGGCTGAGTCCCGCGTCATCGCGGCGGAACTCTCCGCTGGTGGGGCGAGCGTGCATTTCGAACACGCGGATGTGACCGACATCGCGGCCTTGCGCCAGGCGATCGCTGCAGTGCGGGCCGCGCTCGGCCCGGTCGATGTGCTGATCAACAATGCGGCGCACGACCAGCGTCATGACGCGCTGGAGGTCACCCCGGAATACTGGGACGAGCGCATGGCGGTGAACCTGAAGCACCAGTTCTTCGCGGCGCAGGCGGTGCTGCCCGACATGATCGCCAACAAGCGCGGCGCGATCATCAATTTCGGCTCGACCTCCTGGATGATCGGCCAGGGCGGCATGGCCGGCTACACGGCGGCGAAGTCGGCCGTGCTCGGGCTGACGCGCTCGCTGGCGCGCGATTTCGGCGTGCACAATATCCGTGTCAATGCGATCGCGCCGGGCTGGATCATGACGCAGCGCCAGATCGATCTCTGGCTGACGCCGGAAAGCGAGGCCGAACTGATGCGTCGCCAGTGCCTGAAGCGACGGCTCGTCCCCGAGGACATCGCGCGCGCGACGCTATTCTTCGCTTCGGAGGAGGCCGGGGCCTGCACCAACCAGCACTATGTCGTCGACGGCGGCTGGGTCTGA
- a CDS encoding ThuA domain-containing protein, with the protein MTRTALIVWGGWSGHDPDLCSSMIRGWLKAEGFDVRVETATSVFLDPAIRDYSLIVPIYTMSKIEKPEAAALCEAVAGGVGLAGHHGGMGDAFRDAVDYQFMCGGQWVAHPGGIIDYTVDITRPDDPLMQGIASFEHRSEQYYMHVDPANEVLATTTFTGEHAPWIDGVVMPVVWRKRYGKGRVFYSSLGHRAYELDVPEIRTIMTRGLLWAAR; encoded by the coding sequence ATGACAAGGACTGCGCTGATCGTCTGGGGCGGCTGGAGCGGCCACGACCCCGACCTCTGCAGCTCGATGATCCGGGGCTGGCTGAAGGCGGAGGGCTTCGACGTGCGGGTGGAGACCGCGACCTCCGTCTTCCTCGATCCCGCGATCCGCGACTACTCGCTGATCGTCCCGATCTACACGATGTCAAAGATCGAGAAGCCGGAGGCGGCTGCCCTGTGCGAGGCGGTCGCCGGCGGCGTCGGCCTTGCCGGCCATCATGGCGGCATGGGCGACGCGTTCCGCGACGCGGTCGACTACCAGTTCATGTGCGGCGGCCAATGGGTGGCCCATCCCGGCGGGATCATCGACTACACCGTCGACATCACCCGGCCCGACGATCCGCTGATGCAGGGCATCGCCAGCTTCGAGCACCGCTCGGAGCAGTATTACATGCATGTCGACCCGGCCAACGAGGTACTGGCGACAACGACCTTCACCGGTGAGCACGCGCCCTGGATTGACGGGGTGGTGATGCCCGTGGTCTGGCGCAAGCGCTACGGCAAGGGGCGGGTGTTCTATTCCTCGCTCGGCCACCGCGCCTATGAGCTCGACGTGCCGGAGATCCGCACCATCATGACGCGCGGCCTGCTCTGGGCCGCGCGCTAG
- a CDS encoding Gfo/Idh/MocA family protein has translation MRKIGVGIIGCGNISTKYMTAMKQFSTIELRAVADMRSAPAEARGAEFGVPAMRVDQLLKRDDVEIVVNLTVPLAHTDVSLAVLRAGKHVHSEKPLGVNVAEARKVMDLAQEKGLRVGSAPDTFLGGGHQSARKLIDDGAIGRPVAGNAFFGCPGHERWHPAPGFYYLRGGGPMLDMGPYYITGLVNLLGPIASVVGFATRPKAERLVTSQPMNGALIPVEVATHVTGVLEFVSGAVVSITMSFDVPKHRHSPIEIYGSEGSLSVPDPNRFGGEVLVAKAGGDWQEQALSHGNSEGEFRSIGVADMAAGLLSGRPHRTSGALALHVLEAMEAFQTASDEGRRVTLETTVERPAMLPPGLPTGILD, from the coding sequence ATGCGAAAGATCGGCGTCGGCATCATCGGATGCGGCAACATCTCAACGAAGTACATGACGGCGATGAAGCAGTTCTCGACCATCGAGCTGCGCGCCGTCGCCGATATGCGTTCCGCTCCGGCCGAGGCGCGCGGCGCCGAGTTCGGCGTGCCGGCGATGCGGGTCGACCAGTTGCTCAAGCGCGACGACGTCGAGATCGTCGTCAACCTGACCGTGCCGTTGGCCCACACCGATGTCAGCCTCGCCGTCCTGCGGGCCGGCAAGCACGTCCATTCCGAGAAGCCGCTCGGCGTCAACGTCGCCGAAGCCCGCAAGGTGATGGACCTCGCACAGGAGAAGGGCCTGCGCGTCGGCTCGGCCCCCGACACCTTCCTCGGCGGCGGCCACCAGAGCGCCCGCAAGCTCATCGACGACGGCGCCATCGGCAGGCCCGTCGCCGGCAACGCCTTCTTCGGCTGTCCCGGCCATGAGCGCTGGCACCCGGCGCCCGGCTTCTACTATCTGCGCGGCGGCGGGCCGATGCTCGACATGGGCCCCTATTACATCACCGGCCTGGTCAACCTGCTCGGGCCGATCGCCTCCGTCGTCGGCTTCGCGACCCGGCCGAAGGCCGAGCGCCTCGTCACCAGCCAGCCGATGAACGGCGCGCTGATCCCGGTCGAGGTCGCGACGCATGTCACCGGTGTGCTCGAATTCGTCTCGGGCGCAGTCGTCTCGATCACCATGAGCTTCGACGTGCCCAAGCACCGCCACAGCCCGATCGAGATCTATGGCTCCGAGGGCAGCCTTTCCGTGCCCGATCCAAACCGCTTCGGCGGCGAGGTCCTTGTCGCCAAGGCCGGCGGGGACTGGCAGGAGCAGGCCCTCAGCCACGGCAACAGCGAGGGCGAGTTCCGCTCGATCGGCGTCGCCGACATGGCGGCCGGCCTGCTCTCAGGCCGCCCCCATCGGACCAGCGGCGCGCTGGCGCTGCATGTGCTCGAAGCGATGGAAGCCTTCCAGACCGCCTCCGACGAAGGACGGCGTGTCACGCTTGAAACCACGGTCGAGCGGCCGGCCATGCTGCCGCCCGGCCTGCCCACCGGCATTCTGGATTGA
- a CDS encoding carbohydrate ABC transporter permease, whose protein sequence is MSEPATSAPFSDDGFSPAAIGKALYLLAVVLFVMTPLIATVLGGFKSLGELRTNPFGLPSVWEWSNYADILLSRRYWQLLGNSFVIATLTVVLTLICAAMAAFVFAHLHFFGRDMLLNYLTMGLLFPAATAILPMFIKVRDLGLLDSYLGVVLPQVAFALAMSILLLRRFFRDLPTELLEAALVDGCSYPRFFQYVTLPLSRPILATVGTITFVHSWNAYLIPLVMLNSDNLYPWPLGIMVYQGEYSTEWHLILAFITLTILPTIILFLFAQKHIVAGLTAGAVKG, encoded by the coding sequence ATGAGTGAGCCCGCCACCTCCGCCCCCTTCAGCGACGACGGCTTCAGCCCGGCCGCGATCGGCAAGGCGCTCTATCTCCTCGCTGTCGTCCTGTTCGTCATGACACCGCTGATTGCGACGGTGCTCGGCGGCTTCAAGTCGCTGGGCGAACTGCGAACCAACCCGTTCGGGCTGCCCAGCGTCTGGGAATGGAGCAACTACGCCGACATCCTGCTCTCGCGGCGCTACTGGCAGTTGCTGGGCAACTCCTTCGTCATCGCCACGCTGACCGTGGTGCTGACGCTGATCTGCGCCGCGATGGCCGCTTTCGTCTTCGCCCACCTGCACTTCTTCGGCCGCGACATGCTGCTGAACTACCTGACGATGGGCCTGCTCTTCCCCGCCGCCACGGCGATCCTGCCGATGTTCATCAAGGTGCGCGATCTCGGCCTGCTCGACAGCTATCTCGGGGTCGTCCTGCCGCAGGTCGCCTTCGCGCTGGCGATGAGCATCCTGCTGCTGCGGCGCTTCTTCAGGGACCTGCCGACAGAACTGCTGGAAGCTGCGCTCGTCGACGGCTGCTCCTATCCCAGATTCTTCCAGTACGTGACGCTGCCGCTCTCACGCCCGATCCTGGCGACGGTAGGCACCATCACCTTCGTGCACAGCTGGAACGCCTATCTGATCCCGCTGGTGATGCTCAACAGCGACAACCTCTATCCCTGGCCGCTCGGCATCATGGTCTACCAGGGCGAATACTCGACCGAATGGCACCTGATCCTCGCCTTCATCACCCTCACCATCCTGCCCACCATCATCCTCTTCCTCTTTGCCCAGAAGCACATCGTCGCCGGCCTGACTGCCGGCGCGGTGAAAGGCTGA
- a CDS encoding ABC transporter substrate-binding protein codes for MARFKRLLVSVATLAFGSGAALAQTTVKWLHIEANPVPVKIWEEVAREFEAKNPGVKIEMQYLENEAYKAKAPTLLQSKDRPHIIYSWAGGVLKSQVEAGVLEDITPAMQGYRDNLSASAVDAFTVNGRIYGVPYGVSQVGFMANKDLLGKAGVDAGKITSYDDFLDAVKKLKAAGITPLAVGGADKWPVHFYWTHLAVRLGGKAAMQAALKGQDGGFEGETFQKSGELFKQLVDLQPYQNGFLGFKSQQAIGHFGDGKAAMLLAISSFYHTQKVFAVDKAGVPDDKLAWINFPTVAGGKGQPSDTLGGINGWLITKGAPKEAVAFLKYFVNAEPQKRLAAGNFIVPVYKGAEAGLGSAFMRNIAQNIANSTYHQNFYDQDLGPSVGRVVNDATTEIAAGTMTPKQAAKAIQDAFRQGN; via the coding sequence ATGGCTCGTTTCAAGCGCTTGCTCGTCAGCGTTGCCACCCTCGCCTTCGGTAGCGGAGCCGCCCTCGCCCAGACCACGGTCAAATGGCTGCACATCGAAGCCAATCCCGTCCCGGTGAAGATCTGGGAGGAAGTAGCGCGAGAGTTCGAGGCGAAGAACCCCGGCGTGAAGATCGAGATGCAGTATCTCGAGAACGAGGCCTACAAGGCCAAGGCGCCAACGCTGCTGCAGTCGAAGGATCGGCCGCACATCATCTACAGCTGGGCCGGCGGCGTGCTGAAGTCACAGGTCGAGGCCGGCGTCCTCGAGGACATCACGCCGGCCATGCAGGGCTACAGGGACAATCTGTCCGCAAGCGCGGTCGACGCCTTCACAGTCAACGGCAGGATCTATGGCGTGCCCTATGGCGTCTCGCAGGTCGGCTTCATGGCCAACAAAGACCTGCTCGGCAAGGCCGGCGTCGATGCCGGCAAGATCACCAGCTATGACGACTTCCTCGACGCGGTGAAGAAGCTCAAGGCCGCCGGCATCACGCCGCTGGCGGTCGGCGGCGCCGACAAATGGCCGGTGCATTTCTACTGGACACATCTGGCCGTGCGCCTCGGCGGCAAGGCGGCGATGCAGGCGGCGCTGAAGGGGCAGGATGGCGGTTTCGAAGGCGAAACCTTCCAGAAGTCGGGCGAGCTCTTCAAGCAGCTCGTCGATCTCCAGCCCTATCAGAACGGCTTTCTGGGCTTCAAGAGCCAGCAGGCCATCGGCCATTTCGGCGATGGCAAGGCGGCGATGCTGCTCGCCATCTCCAGCTTCTATCACACCCAGAAGGTCTTCGCGGTCGACAAGGCTGGCGTGCCGGACGACAAGCTCGCCTGGATCAATTTCCCCACCGTCGCGGGTGGCAAGGGGCAGCCGAGCGACACGCTGGGCGGCATCAATGGCTGGCTCATCACCAAGGGCGCGCCGAAGGAAGCGGTTGCCTTCCTCAAATACTTCGTCAACGCCGAGCCGCAGAAGCGCCTCGCCGCCGGCAACTTCATCGTGCCGGTCTACAAGGGGGCCGAGGCCGGGCTCGGCAGCGCCTTCATGCGAAACATCGCCCAGAACATCGCCAACTCGACCTATCACCAGAACTTCTACGATCAGGATCTCGGCCCGTCGGTCGGCCGTGTCGTGAACGACGCGACCACCGAGATCGCCGCCGGCACGATGACGCCGAAACAAGCCGCCAAGGCCATCCAGGACGCTTTCCGCCAGGGCAATTGA